The Papilio machaon chromosome 24, ilPapMach1.1, whole genome shotgun sequence genome contains the following window.
ACTATCCAAATAATAAGCGATAAAGAAATTTTGTCTGGAATTACTTCAGTAAAAAAGCCCGATTCAATACAGGGAAATCGGACTAGACACAGTTCTGGCTATGTAGACGCAAGTCAGTCTGAGTATACATCAAGTTGCTATTCATCTTCACCGAGTGAAAATGAATATGAATTTGATTTATCCGAAAGAACAGCTGAACTGACCCGTAAACTAAATCTTTTGAGCGAAGAAGTTGACAAAAAGGATTCGACGGGAAACATTACCCTAACACAAACGGGTAATATTTTGCAGAATAACAATGAGAATGTTAGAGagcaaaaatctattttaagaaaaagaaatgcaAATACTTTAAGCGAAGAaccaataatattatttaaacatgaaCCCAACATAGAAGAAAAACTTGTTATCCCCAAAAAGGTTACAAAAAGTAGATGGAAACATTTGTCTCGTTGGCAACAgtttctggaagaacaaaaaGATGAATGTGAAAAATTTAGACTACTTAGAAACAGGTGTATTTGTGAGTTGATCCTTTTAATAATCATTTGTGGGTTTGGAGGTATGATGTTTAAAATGCTAGAGGGATCTTTTGAAAATGCGTACAAATGTGGAAGTAGGAGTGTTAAAAGAGATTTTATTGAAAGTCTTTGGCGTGGTAGTCACTATTTACGTGAAGAAGATTGGAAATCAATGGCAAGAAATAAgctttttgaatttgaaaatcAACTACACACAGCACACGAAGCAGGCGTGACATCTTACAGCGGGCAGAGGTCTTGGAATTTTATGAACTCATTTGTATATTGCCTGACGTTAGTTACAACTATTGGTAAGagtcataaaaattgtaataatatttattgcatcGATAAATAAACAGACAATTTTGTCTCGGTGTGTTTTATTTGgaacaataacaatttaaatttgttcaataaaagttgtttatcatattattattttaaatttttctgttACAGGTTACGGTCACATAGCTCCAAAAACGACTTATGGCCGAGTGGCTACCATTGTCTATGCCATTATTGGAATTCCACTGTTTTTGATTGTGCTTGCTGACTTCGGTAAATTATTTACGAGAATTATTAAGTTCTTCTGGGCCTTTATtagaagattttattataccaGAAGCTGCAAGAAAGTTCGAAGGACAGTCCCGATGCAGGTAAGTgacaaaaaatagttttataaataatcacaTTTTAGGTATTGGATCAGAATTTAGCTTTGTAGGTATCGATAAGATTAACAAAGATGTGATGTTTATATGTACGTTTCAGACCGAAACAATGATTTAaatcagttttaatttttgtgttacatttcaaatacaattttaatatcataaagtttatttcttaagTCTCCTTATgagattaatatttcaaaattttatttacaggaAGTAATTAAAGGTCTGAACATCGTGTACGACGTGGTACGCCGGCcttcacaaatattttcagaAGAGGACATAAATGAATTACCAGAAGACAACAAGCCACCTACGGTTGAAAGAAGAGACAGCGATATACCTCCTCCTTTACCACCAAAGCCTGGAACTTTACGACCTGATCCAGAAAATGCAACAGATCCAGATACACCAGCGCCATCTGTGTTTGAAATAGACGACGAATTCAATCTGCCAATTTCAGTAGCTATCACTATTTTAGcaatttatattatcattGGAGCTTTAGCGTTCAATGTGTGGGAGAAATGGGATTTCTTCGAAtcgttttatttcgttttcaTATCGATGTCGACTATTGGTCTCGGTGATTTAGTACCCGATCATCCTATGTTCATGATGGcttcaattttgtatttaatattcggATTAGCTTTAACATCTATGTGTATAAACGTAGTTCAAGTTAAATTATCTGATACGTTTAAACAAGCGAGTGCTAAGCTAGGAGCAACTATTGGTTTAAAAGTTGCCGAAGAAGATGGTAGCTTAGTACCAATAACACCTCCTCCAGTAGAAATCGCGCCAATTCATAAACCAAAACTTGAAACATCAACCGTAGAAactaaaaataacgataaaaatgatattgaaagtaaaaacagataaaattagatattttatttttaaatcagagCTGAATTTATGGTGCTATAATGAtaacatagttttattaaaagtgatactgtttttttataaccgGTAGTGTGAAATGTGCTTTTTGCAGTGTGtcttaaatataagtaaatttatttcttacaatgTAATATATGATCAAAGGAGACTTAAGGTTACATAAAACCGATCTTTAAACATAAGCAACTGAATTTACGAACAAGAAAATGTAATGCTCGTTTTTTAGGTAGGGTATTGGTATGTTTGAGATTCGCTTTTAGTTCGGAAAATTCAATTTCGTGATATCCTGCCGACAACAGAAGATTCGTCAATCTTTTAGCTTAATTGAATTGTGGTGAAATTAAGCTAggaaaagatatttttatcgcTAAAACTACGTGGTTCTAATCTATGAATTTaaggtttaaataaatataaatattaaaaaaatgcttcgttatttaaataaaactatatatcCTACATTTAACTTTCTTCACATCAAGGCAAATGAGAGTCAATCTGTCAAAATTCACAGcaacaatttctttaaatagaaaaacttacCCAGGAAAgagttattgtaaaattaataacagtattttattaaatccatTAACAAATGATTAATTCATTTCttagtttaaaaagtttttataggATTTTCTGTGCCACGTGtgacttttataataatcttttaatatctttaacaaacttttaagttttttcttttcattgtaaaatttataatgtacgTATTCCGCTACAACAAATGAGTTGTGATATTCAAGCATCGCTTTCGTCACCTTACTTTCTGTAGCGATGAAATCTTGTAGACTCTCATTTACccatattatatttgatttaattgaaTTCATGTTCAAAtgatctattttattataatattctatCGAATGTAgtccttttttattatcatttatttttcttataatattttcattttgatatataaaatattcaaggctactatataatttactttctcTATATTGACATGCATGAGTATCAAATTCATTCAATTCTACATATtcacaatgaaaatatttcttaaaatcatCTCTCACATATATATGGAAGACTTCTGCAGCTGGAATTGAATGTACATCTTTGCTTGTTTCTGTTTGAAAATGTTTGATAAGTAACAAATTCATAACAAGACTAGGAATTGACGCCGGTAATAACTCGCATAATGGTTCCATGTGGCTATACCTAGACCATCCTGTAAGTATTATTcctttaaaattgtatgattTTCTTTCTCCTCCGAATttgtaatcaaatataaatcttagCCATTCTAAATGATTCATAAAGCGACTATACAAATCGGGTAATGTAGCAGTCACTCCTTCCGCACCTTTGTATGCTGAAGCTATCCAAATATTGTTGAATTTCTTATGGTAGTTGTATAAATTTCTATGTGATACATGTAACATCGTTGCATAATCCCAACAAACTGGTTCAACGTCGTTCATATTCTTCATCGTACTCCAGTAATTAGAATCAACACCTCGAAGCATATCGTCCCAAAATAGCACAGTCACATTTGGACTGTACAATTTCACTATGTCAGTAACACTTTGTAAGTGACTCATATAAATGTCTCtgcaattaaaacaataacaaatttactttgttaaattACGTTATGATTTTAGTATGTTAAGTATTGTTGTGTACTTCTTTTAAAggtataataatgtaaactggAAAATTTTGGAATGTTATCTGAATATCTGCATAAGGATAATTTAGATTATCTCtttctttctatttatatttataggtcTACAGTCGAACCTAGATAAACGAGAAATCGAAGTAACAGTGAAACATCCAAaaacgagaaaaatatcgcggtccctTGGACATCCAGTTATTTAGGTTGAACTACTCGTATTTAGTACTGTGACATTAAAGGAACTAAAACATGAA
Protein-coding sequences here:
- the LOC106720510 gene encoding uncharacterized protein LOC106720510; amino-acid sequence: MNENDKLLDSTKILSTKASSQTQTPGKLVSKSPDRSKQQGKLNMEDDTDRESMSLRKRRNLSKNRGQAMRQREKTPEPSRTQVPHEDTPTSDDEDNNPRNPREIEADKTYEEMRRLVQEQANLKDPVYDLDRDEVLEARAMAANERRRRSISPFAVPDKEESSTLERKGSFIDPTNKLLSTNYTLGPKDDESTRRSSVDATRIENRGSLSPPTTASSSPREKNFPYPMPIAPKKLEELVYPDEVNEMKLQEKSTKSKISPKKDEFKNEEGKTTQLQKTKPPKPEAVSTSGELVTRVIQVERTPSKKLTQDQKPAVEIRERVVRTPSRKLSADQKPTVVKQIPTKPTREEPKSKIPPVKPARSKSASRFGSKTSESEMSEDQLYQEKYSDNINKRKITPTPRRFMKSPRANRSQSFYRTVDNTSNKIDKTGTGISQTSLEIIELMQKARARSLSIPKDDPRLPTEYKKCNERVLKTPNKTPTNLRHTRGISCPKTIQIISDKEILSGITSVKKPDSIQGNRTRHSSGYVDASQSEYTSSCYSSSPSENEYEFDLSERTAELTRKLNLLSEEVDKKDSTGNITLTQTGNILQNNNENVREQKSILRKRNANTLSEEPIILFKHEPNIEEKLVIPKKVTKSRWKHLSRWQQFLEEQKDECEKFRLLRNRCICELILLIIICGFGGMMFKMLEGSFENAYKCGSRSVKRDFIESLWRGSHYLREEDWKSMARNKLFEFENQLHTAHEAGVTSYSGQRSWNFMNSFVYCLTLVTTIGYGHIAPKTTYGRVATIVYAIIGIPLFLIVLADFGKLFTRIIKFFWAFIRRFYYTRSCKKVRRTVPMQEVIKGLNIVYDVVRRPSQIFSEEDINELPEDNKPPTVERRDSDIPPPLPPKPGTLRPDPENATDPDTPAPSVFEIDDEFNLPISVAITILAIYIIIGALAFNVWEKWDFFESFYFVFISMSTIGLGDLVPDHPMFMMASILYLIFGLALTSMCINVVQVKLSDTFKQASAKLGATIGLKVAEEDGSLVPITPPPVEIAPIHKPKLETSTVETKNNDKNDIESKNR